In Silene latifolia isolate original U9 population chromosome 3, ASM4854445v1, whole genome shotgun sequence, a single window of DNA contains:
- the LOC141648111 gene encoding F-box/kelch-repeat protein At3g23880-like, whose amino-acid sequence MTTLGNGHDEFDRSMKKRRLEINTHQTLIASLPEHLIIEHILPRLPVKSLISFKIVCKLWLSIISSSEFAQSHLKFSSLCPQFAILSEDHSSDDHYKLFLLPYYNNINVGELIRLDLDNNNWVFTNLDIVGTCNGLFCLYLEEETKYGNFYVWNPVTRQCREIKNPDGEAFALDYGFGYASSIDDYKIVALFSPRKHGFGDLYVFSLRTGVWKRIDGLDGFYAALSLDDGTVVINDTLYWPLKNLKDWQKAKCIVGFDLIDEKLKEIPWMKWFSQYNRADFFGLKGCLSLHCHGEQGSDVWVLKQYGDWNSWVKMFSVNLGGMVFLNFTDTGKCLVQTAEELKVIDPSRDPPEELQGGTHFSGQITGTGVYVESFISPFVLIPDSKPGSSNLGRS is encoded by the coding sequence ATGACAACTTTGGGAAATGGGCATGATGAATTTGATAGATCAATGAAGAAAAGAAGATTAGAAATCAATACCCATCAAACCCTAATTGCATCTCTTCCAGAACACTTGATAATTGAGCATATTTTACCTAGACTTCCGGTAAAATCCCTAATTTCTTTCAAAATTGTTTGTAAATTATGGCTTTCAATCATTTCTAGCTCTGAATTTGCACAATCTCATCTCAAATTTTCATCTTTATGCCCTCAATTTGCTATTCTTAGTGAAGATCATAGTTCAGATGATCATTATAAGTTGTTCTTGTTGccttattataataatattaatgttggaGAATTGATTAGATTGGATTTGGATAATAATAATTGGGTTTTTACAAATTTAGATATTGTGGGAACTTGTAATGGGTTATTTTGCTTGTATCTAGAAGAAGAAACTAAGTATGGTAATTTTTATGTATGGAACCCGGTTACGCGACAATGCCGGGAAATTAAGAACCCTGATGGTGAAGCTTTTGCTTTGGATTATGGGTTTGGTTATGCATCGTCGATTGATGACTATAAGATTGTAGCTTTGTTTTCGCCGAGAAAACATGGGTTTGGTGATTTATATGTGTTTTCATTGAGGACTGGGGTATGGAAAAGAATTGATGGTCTTGATGGGTTTTATGCAGCATTGTCGTTAGATGATGGGACGGTTGTGATCAATGATACTCTTTATTGGCCTCTTAAGAATCTTAAGGATTGGCAGAAAGCTAAGTGCATTGTTGGGTTTGATTTAATTGATGAAAAATTGAAAGAAATTCCGTGGATGAAGTGGTTTAGTCAATACAATAGAGCGGATTTCTTCGGATTGAAAGGGTGTTTGTCATTGCATTGTCATGGTGAACAAGGTTCCGATGTTTGGGTGCTAAAGCAGTATGGTGATTGGAATTCATGGGTGAAAATGTTCTCTGTGAATCTTGGAGGGATGGTTTTTCTCAACTTCACTGACACCGGGAAATGTTTGGTTCAAACTGCGGAGGAACTTAAGGTAATTGATCCAAGTCGGGATCCTCCGGAAGAACTTCAAGGGGGTACTCATTTTTCTGGTCAAATTACTGGAACCGGAGTTTATGTTGAGAGTTTTATCTCGCCTTTTGTCCTGATCCCAGACAGTAAACCAGGATCAAGTAATCTAGGCAGGTCGTGA